The Citrus sinensis cultivar Valencia sweet orange chromosome 4, DVS_A1.0, whole genome shotgun sequence DNA segment ATGCCAGAGaggaatgaagttacttgGAGTTCAATGGTGGCTGGGTTTGTGCAAAATGAGCTTTATGAAGAGGCTTTAATATTGTTTCGTAGAGCTCAAGTATTAGGCTTGGAATATAACCAGTTTACGATTTCTTCAGTTATTTGTGCTTGTGCTGGTCTGGCGGCTTTGATTCAAGGGAAGCAAGTTCATGCTGTTTTGTGTAAAACTGGATTTGGTTCAAATATGTTTGCGGCGTCATCTCTTGTGGACATGTATGCTAAGTGTGGTTGTGTTGTTGATgcttattttgtattttcgggcatagaagagaaaaatgttGTTCTCTGGAACACAATGATTTCTGGGTTCTCTAGACATGCACGTTCTGTGGaggtaatgattttatttgagAAAATGCAGCAGGCGGGTTTGCACCCTAATgaacaaacatatatttcagTATTATCTGCATGTAGTCATATTGGTATGGTTGAGAAGGGGAAGAGTTATTTTGATCTCATGGTGAAACAGCACAATGTTTTACCCAATGTCTTTCACTATTCATGTATGATTGATATTCTTGGACGGGCAGGGCTGATTCATGAAGcttatgatttgattttgaacaTGCCATTTGGTGCTACTGCTTCTATGTGGGGATCACTTTTGGCATCTTGTAGGAATTATAGGAATCTTGAATTGGCTGAAATAGCAGCTAAGCAGTTGTTTGGGATGGAACCAGATAATGCTGGAAACCATCTGTTGCTGTCAAACATATATGCAGCAAATAGAAGGTGGGAGGAAGTTGCAAGAGCGAGGAAACTTATTAGAGACAGTGAagtaaagaaggaaaaaagtaAGAGTTGGGTTGAAATTAAGGGCAAGGTCCATACATTTACGGTAGGAGAGAGAAACCACCCTAGAATTGCTGAGATTTACTCAAAGTTAGAGAAGTTGgttgaagaaatgaagaaattagGTTATAAGCCCGAGACTGAGCACGATCTTCATGATGTGGAAGACAGCAGAAAGCAGGAACTTTTGATACATCACAGCGAGAAGCTGGCTCTTACTTTTGGGCTAATGTGCTTATGTCCTGGAGTCCCCATCAGGATTATGAAGAATCTCAGAATATGCGGGGATTGCCACAGTTTTATGAAGTTTGCATCAAGAATTGCAGGGAGAGAAACTATTGTTAGGGATTTAAACCGATTTCACCATTTTACAAATGGCAGTTGTTCCTGTTGGGATTTTTGGTAGTGTTCTACCTGACTGACAGCAACAAACCACTTGGGTTTGGCAAGTGGATTGCAATCAAAGGATCAGAGGTTCAATTGAGGTTGATTTCTGTAATGACATATTGAGATTTATGTTTTGTTGGTGGAATTTTGAATTCCTGAAAGGATCCGGCAAAGCAGAATTGGCCGTGCTCTCTAACCAACTCCTTTGACTTCAGAGATCTTTGCAAATGCATAGAGCACTGTAAATTAGAATTACTTGTTTAAGTTAGATTCACCTTACATTCTgtgcaatttttttcttgccATCTATGGCATTGATGTTCTTAGAATTCGCTGTGTGGAGGGGTTTATGCTTGATGCAGGAAAATGGAAAACCAAAGTGGGGTGAAACTGTGAAACTAGGTTGCCACACATTATGAGCAAAAGAAGTGTTTTTGCAATAGTTCTCACATGAAAACATCTTAAAGAGCTGATATTCCCATGCTATCAATGCAGATTTTCTTCTACTGTCGCTGCATTCTTTTCTCAGTAATAACTGCAGTTTGCTTAAATTCAACTGCAAATTTTCCTTAGTTGTCACTGCATCTTCTCCTTTATTGTCGTTGCAATTCTACCTCTGTTAGGTCTTCTATTTTGTGATACAGATACCGTGATTTTTCCTTAACTACACTCAAAATTCATCTTCATTGTTACTGCCATCTAATGGCTTCCACTTTCGAAGCTGATAATTCATTTCGGCGTATGCACATCTAGGTGGCTTTATAAGGAGGaatattaaagtttaaatttcatAATGGTTTGCTCACGTGTTCATATGGTATTAACTTCTGAGTTTGGTAGCCATGATTCCAACTAATAATGCTTCTTTTCAAACCTGTAGGAACAGCTCAAAACTGAACCTTAAAAGCTTTATATGCTTTCCTAGAAGTTGATTCATAGGAATAGGCAGAATTTTGTCATGTATCTGAGCAAGTAGGATACAAAGTTAACATCCATTTTTTACCCCCTGAACAGTTGCATTACTATTCTGAGGATCATTCACGTTTGCTAAAATATCAGCGGGATTGTTTGCATTTTGCAAGTTTCAGAACAGTGAATACATCCACAATTCTAGATTACTGCATAAATGTAATCGGTAGAATTCTTTTACTGCTAAACTTTCACTACCTCAAATTATTTCACTGCTAAAAGCCCTCCAAGTTTCAAGTCAGAGTTTGTTTaatagaagaaaatgagatggaggtttaatttgtatttactAGTTGATGATTGTCGTTTAAAGGTGAAATTATGTTCCTTATTGGACAAGGGGCGAggttgaattttctttttttaattttttttacaatctAAATTCTATTACTGACACTCTAGATATATACCTTTGTAATACATTTCAAAAATCCATCGAATCTACTTTTACATAttggaaaaatatttactaattCTACTCTCTGAAGAAGAGAAATTAGCCCAATAAAAACCTCGATAAGATATGACCTCACCACTTAACTCTCAACATAAGTACCTCCAGCttaaaattttccttcaaAGTGATTGAGGGCAATACATCtagcataaatattttatcttcttgttctcttcttttcttttcttatttttttaataataaaagataaaacaaaaatagaaagagtcaaaattaaaataaa contains these protein-coding regions:
- the LOC102626818 gene encoding pentatricopeptide repeat-containing protein At5g04780, mitochondrial; its protein translation is MKSLLRYKHKFYYKSFSSSAIASASANANATELSTLQATLQSCARERAPVRGKVCHAKIIGMGLNNDTLTSNILINFYSKCGLISGARKVFDEMPQRCIVSWNTIIGSYTTNGREQEAVALFINMLREGKTPYSEFTVSSVLCACAAKRDVFECKQLHVFALKAAMDRNVFVGTALLDVYAKCGLISDASRVFESMPERNEVTWSSMVAGFVQNELYEEALILFRRAQVLGLEYNQFTISSVICACAGLAALIQGKQVHAVLCKTGFGSNMFAASSLVDMYAKCGCVVDAYFVFSGIEEKNVVLWNTMISGFSRHARSVEVMILFEKMQQAGLHPNEQTYISVLSACSHIGMVEKGKSYFDLMVKQHNVLPNVFHYSCMIDILGRAGLIHEAYDLILNMPFGATASMWGSLLASCRNYRNLELAEIAAKQLFGMEPDNAGNHLLLSNIYAANRRWEEVARARKLIRDSEVKKEKSKSWVEIKGKVHTFTVGERNHPRIAEIYSKLEKLVEEMKKLGYKPETEHDLHDVEDSRKQELLIHHSEKLALTFGLMCLCPGVPIRIMKNLRICGDCHSFMKFASRIAGRETIVRDLNRFHHFTNGSCSCWDFW